Genomic segment of Microcoleus sp. bin38.metabat.b11b12b14.051:
TTTCAATTGCCATCATCAACAAATCCAAAGCTTCCTGATTGGAGCCCAAATTAGGAGCAAAGCCACCTTCATCGCCAACACCAGTCAGCAAGTTTTTGTCTTTTAAGACTTTAGCCAGACTAGCAAATACTTCAGCTCCCCAGCGCAAAGCTTCCTTAAAAGAAGGCGCTCCGACAGGTACAATCATAAACTCTTGAATGTCTACGTTGTTGTCGGCGTGGGAACCACCGTTGATAACGTTCATCAAAGGCACGGGTAAAACGTTCGCTAAAGTGCCACCGAGGTAGCGATACAGCGGGATTTGTAAAGTATCGGCGGCAGCCTTTGCTGTGGCTAGGGAGACTCCGAGAATGGCATTGGCGCCGAGGTTAGACTTGTTGGGGGAACCGTCCAAGTCAATCATGGTTTGGTCTACCAGTGCTTGGTCGATCGCATCCAAACCAGCCAAAGCGGGAGCAATTTTGTGTTCGACGTTAGCAACGGCTTTCAGAACCCCCTTTCCACCGTAACGTTTTTTGTCATCGTCGCGGAGCTCGTGGGCTTCAAAAGATCCTGTAGAGGCGCCGCTAGGGACTTGGGCGAGTCCCATAACACCATTGGCTAAATAAACTTCAGCTTCGATGGTAGGGCGGCCGCGGGAGTCGAGGATTTCTCTGGCTTTAATCAATTCGATCGCAGTGTCTTGCATATTAACGATTCCTGACTTAACTCAAGGTTTGATGACATTTGGCAGTCTGTCGGTTCTCCCACACTGACTGCTGACGGGTAATAGAGTACGCGATCCCCAGAATTATTAGCGCATAGTTCAAAATATTTGCGGATTTGGGTTGGTTGTCAATAAATTATGCTTATTGATTAAGATTTCTGAACAATTGTGACACAAACTTGATTTTTTTAACCGCAGATTCACGCAGAATTGGTAATTGGAACATTTGTTAAAAATAGAATGTCAACAAATTCAATCTCAACCAGGGAAAACTTAAATGTTAGAAACAACTTTCACAGAAGTTAAGGCATTAGCGGAAAATCCCGACCCAATTATTCCCGATCCCCCCAACATCAGATTGCTTACAGGCCCACTGCCAAATCCCAGCGACCCCAACTTTTTCGACCTTACTGCCAATAACGATATAGTTCAATTAGCCAACGGAATTCTGCGTAACACTCCGGGAGGTTTGCGCGCCTTAGCAGGCGACGATTTTGTCAGAGGTTCCGCTGCTGCGGAATTGATGAACGGGAACAGCGGCACAGATACTTTAATCGGAGGTTGCGGCAACGATACTATTCGAGGCGGTCAAGATTTTGACATACTCTACGGAGAATGCGGCAACGATGTTCTCAGCGGAAACCAAGGCGATGATGTCGCCTATGGAGGTACGGGAAATGATTTTGTCAGAGGTGGTCAAGGCAATGATGCTTTAATAGGAGACAGCGGCAACGATAC
This window contains:
- a CDS encoding calcium-binding protein, which codes for MLETTFTEVKALAENPDPIIPDPPNIRLLTGPLPNPSDPNFFDLTANNDIVQLANGILRNTPGGLRALAGDDFVRGSAAAELMNGNSGTDTLIGGCGNDTIRGGQDFDILYGECGNDVLSGNQGDDVAYGGTGNDFVRGGQGNDALIGDSGNDTLIGDAGIDRLWGGEGADLFVIRREAGATSREFGSDQPRPAGTFPVSVDEVPADFILDYNPTQGDVIGLAGGLTRNDLVLTEKFLTIGDARSYDSSGPVRPGTIQTADFRFLNTKATVIREASTGNILGLVKDVSPSQLQFTSVVDGAIGLG
- the eno gene encoding phosphopyruvate hydratase gives rise to the protein MVNMQDTAIELIKAREILDSRGRPTIEAEVYLANGVMGLAQVPSGASTGSFEAHELRDDDKKRYGGKGVLKAVANVEHKIAPALAGLDAIDQALVDQTMIDLDGSPNKSNLGANAILGVSLATAKAAADTLQIPLYRYLGGTLANVLPVPLMNVINGGSHADNNVDIQEFMIVPVGAPSFKEALRWGAEVFASLAKVLKDKNLLTGVGDEGGFAPNLGSNQEALDLLMMAIEKAGYKPGEQVALALDVAASEFYKDGKYTYDGVAHSPAELIDYLDGLVGQYPIVSIEDGLHEDDWDSWVAMTQKMGSKIQLVGDDLFVTNRTRLQKGIDLKASNSILIKLNQIGSLTETLDTIDLGKRNSYRSVISHRSGETEDTTIADLAVATRAGQIKTGSLCRSERVAKYNRLLRIEDELGDRAIYAGAIGYGPK